In Leeia aquatica, a single window of DNA contains:
- a CDS encoding tetratricopeptide repeat protein: MSTICEGCGAPAPANARSSGFVCNYCGGKNLPDASSHAAVSLGKAEERYQMGLLVMQSGEYAKAVEAFQKVLAVQPDHIDAQLCLAWCYLKSMTPKTVEARFAAVCDMLSKLDRETQHSSLEEISWREVVCQLLELAQQLAQGCYSVSARFRMAKNMQPAMQQLQMGLDVVLSVLVLGVPDAHGATHAALNGWIQCQIMADAGGDRHQLADRQTQFLQHLLLVAEAQPALLNEALAVNVRYKNAVIRALVAIKPALSRDLAADGLLTLLWRGYRSWPGLLQLAGLLFALYWLSSLLARCTLSSTGM; this comes from the coding sequence ATGTCAACCATCTGTGAGGGCTGTGGCGCACCCGCGCCAGCCAATGCCCGCAGCAGCGGATTTGTGTGCAATTACTGTGGCGGCAAGAACCTGCCGGATGCCAGCAGCCATGCAGCCGTGTCGCTGGGTAAGGCCGAAGAGCGCTACCAGATGGGCTTGCTGGTGATGCAGTCTGGCGAGTACGCCAAGGCGGTGGAGGCCTTCCAGAAAGTGCTGGCAGTGCAGCCGGATCATATTGATGCGCAGCTGTGTCTGGCCTGGTGCTATCTGAAGAGCATGACGCCCAAGACCGTCGAGGCTCGTTTTGCTGCCGTGTGCGACATGCTGTCCAAACTGGATCGGGAGACGCAGCACAGCAGCCTGGAGGAGATCAGCTGGCGTGAGGTGGTGTGCCAGCTGCTGGAGTTGGCGCAGCAACTGGCACAGGGCTGCTATTCGGTATCGGCGCGTTTCCGCATGGCGAAAAACATGCAGCCCGCCATGCAGCAGTTGCAGATGGGGCTGGACGTGGTGCTGTCGGTGCTGGTGCTGGGGGTGCCCGATGCCCATGGTGCCACCCATGCCGCGCTGAATGGCTGGATTCAATGTCAGATCATGGCGGATGCCGGTGGCGACCGCCATCAGCTGGCGGACCGGCAGACCCAGTTTCTGCAGCACCTGCTGCTGGTGGCTGAGGCGCAGCCTGCGCTGTTGAATGAAGCGCTGGCCGTCAATGTTCGCTACAAGAATGCGGTGATTCGTGCGCTGGTGGCGATCAAGCCGGCGCTGTCGCGTGATCTGGCTGCAGACGGCCTGCTGACTCTGCTGTGGCGCGGGTATCGTTCCTGGCCTGGCCTGTTGCAGCTGGCTGGACTGCTGTTTGCGTTGTACTGGCTGTCCAGCCTGCTGGCGCGTTGCACCCTGTCTTCAACCGGGATGTAG
- a CDS encoding aminotransferase-like domain-containing protein produces MSTPPLYRRWANHYLHAIQSGALSPGERMPSVRKLMQTHGISLSTALQVCRVLEEDGWLEARPRSGYFVQLPKRTTVPLDEPSSTRVDPAQFVGIHDRVSRFILSRRQHPIALNLCGSRGEPDFYPVKALHKVAQHCLRLYPEVLVSPVANSGHSKLRHILARRSLARGMTLSPDDIVITHGCTEALNLALRAVAKPGDTIAVESPTFYGLLQILESLGMRALEIPTSPQHGISLDALELAMQTYDNIRAVVVIPILQNPLGSLMPDSHKARLADMCAKANIPLIEDDTYGELADSPTPAHTLKAWDRNGNIIYCTSLHKTLAPGMRLGWISAGRWQARVDMLKHTQTRQNEGWSQLAAAEYLGSSAYDRHMHRLKALLRQQRQRTAEVIARHFPPGTRLTNPAGGFSLWVELPDRIPSEAVFEAALNEGILIAPGVLFSNSNRWEHYLRINCGVRFGAKVEAGLIQLGQIVHTLLQQSRRTRNSPAVPLAG; encoded by the coding sequence ATGAGCACACCTCCCCTATATCGCCGCTGGGCCAATCATTACCTGCATGCCATCCAGAGTGGTGCGCTATCACCGGGCGAGCGCATGCCCTCGGTGCGCAAATTGATGCAGACCCACGGCATCAGCCTCTCCACCGCGCTGCAAGTCTGCCGTGTGCTGGAAGAAGATGGCTGGCTGGAAGCCCGGCCCCGCTCCGGCTACTTCGTGCAGCTGCCCAAGCGCACCACGGTGCCGCTGGATGAGCCCAGCAGCACCCGGGTCGATCCGGCACAGTTTGTCGGCATTCACGACCGGGTGTCCCGCTTCATCCTCAGCCGCCGCCAGCACCCGATTGCGCTCAACCTGTGTGGCTCGCGTGGCGAGCCGGACTTCTATCCGGTCAAGGCCTTGCACAAAGTCGCCCAGCACTGCCTGCGCCTGTATCCGGAGGTACTGGTGTCACCGGTTGCCAACAGCGGGCACAGCAAGCTGCGCCACATCCTGGCCCGTCGCTCACTGGCCCGTGGTATGACCTTGTCGCCGGACGATATCGTCATCACCCACGGCTGCACCGAAGCGCTCAACCTGGCGCTCCGCGCTGTCGCCAAACCCGGCGACACCATCGCGGTGGAATCCCCCACCTTTTATGGCCTGTTGCAGATTCTGGAAAGTCTCGGCATGCGGGCGCTGGAGATTCCCACCAGCCCACAGCACGGCATCTCGCTCGATGCACTGGAGCTGGCGATGCAGACCTATGACAACATCCGTGCCGTGGTGGTCATCCCCATCCTGCAAAATCCACTGGGCAGCCTGATGCCGGACAGCCACAAGGCCCGCTTGGCCGACATGTGTGCCAAAGCCAATATCCCGCTGATCGAGGACGATACCTACGGCGAGCTGGCGGACAGTCCAACCCCCGCCCATACGCTGAAAGCCTGGGACCGCAACGGCAACATCATCTACTGCACCTCACTGCACAAGACACTAGCACCCGGCATGCGCCTGGGTTGGATCAGTGCCGGACGCTGGCAGGCGCGGGTAGACATGCTCAAGCACACCCAGACCCGGCAGAATGAAGGCTGGTCACAACTGGCTGCCGCCGAATACCTGGGCAGCAGCGCCTACGATCGCCATATGCACCGGCTGAAAGCCCTGCTGCGGCAGCAACGCCAGCGCACGGCCGAAGTGATTGCCCGCCATTTTCCGCCCGGCACCCGTCTGACCAATCCGGCAGGCGGTTTCAGCCTGTGGGTGGAGCTACCAGACCGCATTCCGTCTGAAGCGGTGTTCGAAGCCGCCCTGAATGAAGGCATCCTGATCGCGCCGGGTGTGCTGTTCTCCAACAGCAACCGCTGGGAACACTATCTGCGCATCAACTGCGGGGTGCGCTTCGGCGCCAAAGTCGAAGCGGGCCTGATCCAGCTGGGGCAGATCGTACACACCCTGCTGCAGCAATCACGGCGCACCCGTAATTCTCCGGCTGTCCCGCTGGCGGGATAA
- a CDS encoding aminotransferase, with the protein MTLTTAQADYDAFRAQGLKLDMSRGKPAPEQLDLSNDLLGPLGDHLATDGTDTRNYGGGIGLPEARALFASLLDQPVANVIVDSNASLSLMHDVIVYHLLHGAPDQPSWLSQKPVKFLCPVPGYDRHFSICLSLGIEMINVRLNDDGPDMDQVEALVANDPAIKGMWCVPKYANPSGAVYSDAAVTRLANMKTAAADFRLMWDDAYRLHHLTTSPCDVANILSACEAAGHADRAFIFASTSKITLAGAGMAAMAASASNLQWWQKHANIRSIGPDKVNQLRHVRFLKDRANVEALMMRHQAILRPKFDAVLAQFEAHLSGIAEVSWTHPNGGYFIDLQTPPGFAKKTVELAKAAGITLTPAGAAFPYGKDPQDRHIRIAPSFPSLGDITEAAKGIALCLKLALAS; encoded by the coding sequence ATGACGCTCACCACTGCCCAAGCCGATTATGATGCCTTCCGTGCGCAAGGTCTGAAGCTGGACATGTCGCGCGGCAAACCCGCGCCGGAACAGCTGGACCTCTCCAACGACCTGCTCGGCCCGCTGGGCGACCATCTGGCTACAGATGGCACCGACACCCGCAACTATGGCGGCGGCATTGGCCTGCCGGAGGCGCGCGCGCTGTTTGCCAGCCTGCTGGACCAGCCGGTGGCCAATGTGATTGTGGACAGCAATGCCAGCCTGTCGCTGATGCACGATGTCATCGTCTACCACCTGCTGCATGGTGCACCCGACCAACCGTCCTGGCTGTCGCAGAAGCCGGTCAAATTCCTGTGCCCGGTACCGGGGTATGACCGTCACTTCTCCATTTGCCTGTCGCTCGGCATCGAGATGATCAATGTACGACTGAACGACGATGGTCCGGATATGGATCAGGTCGAAGCCCTGGTCGCCAATGACCCAGCCATCAAGGGCATGTGGTGCGTACCGAAGTACGCCAACCCGAGTGGTGCCGTGTACAGCGACGCGGCGGTCACCCGGCTGGCGAACATGAAAACCGCCGCTGCGGACTTCCGCCTGATGTGGGATGACGCCTACCGTCTGCACCACCTGACCACCAGCCCGTGCGACGTGGCCAACATCCTGAGCGCCTGCGAAGCCGCTGGTCATGCCGACCGCGCCTTCATCTTCGCCTCCACCTCCAAGATCACGCTGGCCGGTGCCGGGATGGCCGCGATGGCCGCCTCCGCCAGCAATCTGCAATGGTGGCAAAAGCATGCCAACATCCGCAGCATCGGTCCGGACAAGGTCAACCAGCTGCGCCATGTCCGCTTCCTGAAAGACCGCGCCAACGTGGAAGCGCTGATGATGCGCCATCAGGCCATCCTGCGCCCCAAATTTGATGCGGTACTGGCCCAGTTTGAAGCCCACCTGTCCGGCATCGCCGAAGTGAGCTGGACCCACCCGAACGGTGGCTACTTCATCGACCTGCAAACCCCGCCGGGCTTTGCCAAGAAGACCGTCGAGCTGGCCAAGGCTGCCGGTATTACGCTGACCCCGGCTGGCGCAGCGTTCCCGTATGGCAAGGACCCGCAAGACCGCCATATCCGGATTGCCCCGAGCTTCCCGTCGCTGGGTGACATTACCGAGGCGGCCAAGGGTATTGCCCTGTGCCTGAAGCTGGCGCTGGCCAGCTAA
- a CDS encoding ATP-binding protein produces MNDTLSQVCTADVDLGGLMTVLGQHLYSTPVVALRELVQNAHDSIVRRRMEDPAVPEQHLIRVEGDLAAGIVRVVDSGAGLTDQEIHRYLATVGVGYTRKLREETQSDELIGMFGLGFLSAFVLASKVTVTTTSWQTPGLGWCYQSSNGEQYTLTPAEPRPVGTVVELVLRDSYRNLGGNGMLAKILRRYCALLHVPVYIGQDDEALNGEAPPWRQAQGAVVEHTVQARRKALAFATRFEERFEPLCTLPISAGPDSDVRGLLWVQDGATYGTSDNRNLSVFVRGMLLDDDARDLLPAWAGFIGGVIESNRLTPTASREDLQRDDAYHAAQSALTEALIDGLAQVARQQPEAWRRVLSRHNEALLGAALCDPRLFDLLAESVRIPTSQGDLSVRSLLDKGRIHINMGSPGGFEDMLFRALHMPVARGDRYAVVPFLREWVSRHGGVLIELGTEHGNRKLFSEDSLPANELDWLNQVLGNGEKLVPARFEPTALPLVVVHDREAELKRRLEADEADKRISVAALQLVRAFTAQLDDSVTRRLYLNLDNPAVTQLLQAYRQGHPQAEEAAGLLQALKVILASGAEQGGQLDLNAALGRVNRIFSLLLSA; encoded by the coding sequence ATGAACGATACCCTCAGCCAGGTCTGTACGGCCGATGTGGACCTGGGTGGCTTGATGACGGTGCTGGGTCAGCACCTGTACTCCACCCCGGTCGTCGCCCTGCGTGAGCTGGTGCAAAACGCCCACGATTCCATCGTTCGACGTCGCATGGAAGACCCTGCCGTGCCGGAGCAGCATCTGATCCGGGTCGAAGGTGATCTGGCCGCCGGTATTGTGCGGGTGGTCGACAGCGGTGCAGGGCTGACCGATCAGGAAATTCACCGCTATCTGGCCACGGTGGGCGTGGGATACACCCGCAAGCTGCGCGAAGAAACCCAGAGCGACGAGCTGATCGGCATGTTCGGGCTTGGCTTTCTGTCGGCTTTCGTGCTGGCCAGCAAGGTCACCGTTACCACCACCTCCTGGCAAACGCCGGGGCTGGGCTGGTGCTATCAGTCGAGCAACGGCGAGCAATACACGTTGACCCCGGCGGAACCCCGCCCGGTGGGAACCGTGGTGGAGCTGGTCCTGCGCGACAGCTACCGCAATCTGGGCGGCAACGGCATGCTGGCCAAGATCCTGCGCCGCTACTGTGCCCTGCTGCACGTGCCGGTGTATATCGGCCAGGATGACGAAGCACTCAACGGTGAGGCCCCACCCTGGCGTCAGGCACAGGGTGCGGTTGTCGAACATACGGTGCAGGCGCGCCGCAAGGCGCTGGCGTTTGCCACCCGCTTTGAAGAGCGCTTCGAGCCGCTGTGCACCCTGCCGATCAGCGCAGGCCCGGACAGTGATGTCCGCGGCTTGCTGTGGGTGCAGGATGGTGCCACCTACGGCACCAGTGACAACCGCAATCTCTCGGTGTTTGTGCGTGGCATGCTGCTGGACGATGACGCCCGTGACCTGCTGCCCGCCTGGGCCGGGTTTATCGGTGGCGTAATCGAATCCAACCGCCTGACGCCCACCGCCAGCCGGGAGGATCTGCAACGCGACGATGCCTACCATGCCGCCCAGTCTGCCCTGACCGAAGCGTTGATTGATGGTCTGGCGCAAGTGGCCCGCCAGCAACCCGAAGCCTGGAGGCGGGTCCTCAGCCGCCACAATGAGGCGCTGCTGGGCGCAGCCCTGTGCGACCCGCGCCTGTTCGATCTGCTGGCCGAGTCAGTACGCATCCCGACCTCACAAGGGGACCTCTCGGTACGCAGCCTGCTCGACAAGGGACGCATCCATATCAATATGGGCAGTCCCGGTGGCTTTGAGGACATGCTGTTCCGCGCGCTGCACATGCCGGTGGCCCGTGGCGACCGCTATGCGGTGGTGCCCTTCTTGCGCGAATGGGTCAGCCGCCATGGCGGCGTGCTGATTGAGCTGGGGACCGAGCACGGCAACCGCAAGCTGTTCAGTGAGGACAGCTTGCCCGCCAACGAGCTGGATTGGCTGAACCAGGTACTGGGCAATGGCGAAAAGCTGGTGCCAGCCCGCTTTGAACCCACGGCCTTGCCGCTGGTGGTGGTGCATGACCGCGAGGCGGAGTTGAAACGCCGCCTTGAGGCCGATGAAGCGGACAAGCGCATCTCGGTCGCGGCCCTGCAGCTGGTGCGCGCCTTCACCGCACAACTGGATGACAGCGTGACCCGCCGCCTGTATCTGAATCTGGATAATCCAGCGGTCACACAACTGCTGCAGGCTTACCGCCAGGGTCACCCCCAGGCGGAGGAAGCAGCTGGTCTGCTGCAGGCGCTGAAAGTGATCCTGGCATCCGGCGCCGAGCAAGGCGGCCAGCTAGACCTGAATGCCGCGCTGGGCCGGGTCAACCGGATCTTCTCCTTGCTGCTGTCTGCTTGA
- a CDS encoding polysaccharide biosynthesis protein translates to MSRSQRLWALVALDALLLPMALLTAIVLRFGGWPHDLGKYWPLLPIAPLVAIPVFIKMGLYRAVVRYMDEKIMVTVFSGVSLSVLLLATVVTMGRFVNMPRSAIVIYWILAMAYIGATRYLARGLLRTLENQQLERTAVAIYGAGRAGSQLALALAADRHYEVVAFFDDDKGLHGRVIAGVHVYPPADAASLIQALQIRQVLLAVPSLPKSRRRDILNTFEPLHVQLKTVPDMKDLVEGSIELADVREVTIEELLGREVVEPIPALMQANITGKVVMVTGAGGSIGAELCRQIIRQQPKALVLFEVSEFALYQIERELRLQLPGGVGLVALLGSVVDQARLESVCRTHGVQTIYHAAAYKHVPIVEDNPLEGARNNILGTFHAAQAAIACGVETFVLISTDKAVRPPNVMGATKRMAELVLQSLATRHSQPVFSMVRFGNVLGSSGSVVPLFREQIRQGGPLTLTHRDITRYFMTIPEAAQLVIQAGAMAKGGEVFLLDMGEPVRIYDLAVKMIHLSGLEVRDERHPEGDIAIRLTGLRPGEKLYEELLVDDNAVQTSHPRVMMANEACWTEADLQAALTVLHESIASAQPTQLLALLSQHVAGFSRPGIPG, encoded by the coding sequence ATGAGCCGATCGCAGCGCCTGTGGGCGCTGGTGGCGCTGGACGCGCTCCTGCTGCCCATGGCCTTGCTCACTGCCATCGTGCTGCGCTTTGGCGGCTGGCCCCATGATCTGGGCAAGTACTGGCCACTGTTGCCGATTGCCCCCTTGGTCGCCATCCCGGTGTTCATCAAGATGGGCTTGTACCGTGCTGTCGTCCGCTATATGGACGAGAAGATCATGGTCACTGTTTTCAGCGGGGTGTCGCTGTCGGTATTGCTGCTGGCGACGGTGGTGACCATGGGCCGCTTCGTCAACATGCCGCGCAGCGCCATCGTGATCTACTGGATTCTGGCGATGGCCTATATCGGTGCCACCCGCTATCTGGCGCGGGGCCTGCTGCGCACGCTGGAAAACCAGCAGCTGGAGCGTACCGCCGTCGCCATCTACGGTGCCGGGCGAGCAGGCTCGCAGCTGGCGCTGGCGCTGGCGGCGGATCGTCACTATGAGGTGGTGGCCTTTTTTGATGACGACAAAGGTCTGCACGGGCGGGTGATTGCCGGGGTGCATGTCTATCCGCCTGCGGATGCCGCCAGCCTGATTCAGGCCCTGCAGATCCGCCAGGTACTGTTGGCGGTGCCCTCCTTGCCCAAGTCGCGCCGCCGCGACATCCTCAATACTTTCGAGCCGCTGCATGTGCAGCTGAAAACCGTACCGGACATGAAAGACCTGGTCGAAGGCAGCATCGAACTGGCCGATGTACGAGAAGTCACCATCGAGGAATTGCTCGGACGCGAAGTGGTGGAACCCATTCCAGCATTGATGCAGGCCAATATCACCGGCAAGGTGGTGATGGTGACCGGGGCGGGGGGCTCCATCGGCGCGGAGCTGTGCCGCCAGATTATCCGGCAGCAGCCGAAGGCGCTGGTGCTGTTTGAGGTCTCCGAATTTGCCTTGTACCAGATTGAGCGCGAACTGCGCTTGCAGTTGCCGGGCGGGGTCGGGCTGGTGGCCTTGCTGGGGTCGGTGGTGGATCAGGCCCGGCTGGAGTCGGTGTGCCGCACACACGGGGTGCAGACCATCTACCATGCCGCCGCCTACAAGCATGTGCCCATTGTGGAAGACAACCCGCTGGAAGGTGCGCGCAACAACATCCTCGGCACCTTCCACGCTGCGCAGGCCGCAATTGCCTGCGGGGTGGAAACCTTTGTGCTGATTTCGACTGATAAAGCCGTGCGCCCGCCCAATGTGATGGGGGCGACCAAACGCATGGCCGAGCTGGTGCTGCAGAGCCTGGCCACCCGCCACAGTCAACCGGTATTCAGCATGGTACGGTTCGGTAATGTGCTGGGATCGAGCGGTTCAGTGGTGCCGCTGTTTCGCGAGCAGATTCGCCAGGGGGGGCCGCTGACGCTGACCCACCGCGACATTACCCGTTACTTCATGACCATACCGGAGGCGGCGCAATTGGTGATTCAGGCGGGTGCCATGGCCAAGGGCGGGGAAGTATTCCTGCTGGACATGGGCGAGCCGGTGCGTATCTACGATCTGGCGGTGAAGATGATTCACTTGTCCGGTCTGGAGGTGCGTGATGAACGCCACCCGGAAGGCGATATCGCCATTCGGCTCACCGGCCTGCGCCCCGGCGAGAAGCTGTATGAAGAGCTGCTGGTGGATGACAACGCCGTGCAGACCTCGCACCCCCGCGTGATGATGGCGAACGAAGCCTGCTGGACCGAGGCCGATTTGCAGGCGGCACTCACCGTGTTGCATGAGAGCATCGCCAGTGCGCAGCCCACGCAATTGCTGGCCCTGTTGAGCCAGCATGTGGCGGGCTTTTCGCGTCCCGGCATTCCGGGCTGA
- a CDS encoding sugar transferase, translated as MPKRVFDLLAAGCGVLLLLPVLLLIMLWIKLDSPGPVFFRQERVGRFGKPFRIHKFRTMYVDAEARGLQLTVGADPRVTRSGQFLRHYKLDELPQLLDVLLGQMSLVGPRPEVPRYVAHYPADVRDKVLSVRPGLTDLASIEYRHENRLLGESSDPEHTYLHEVMPNKLRINLQYVDNHGLFSDIGILWRTLQVLFR; from the coding sequence ATGCCAAAGCGTGTATTTGACCTGCTGGCGGCAGGCTGTGGAGTGTTACTGCTGCTGCCCGTGTTGCTGCTGATCATGTTGTGGATCAAGCTGGATTCGCCGGGACCGGTGTTTTTCCGTCAGGAGCGGGTAGGGCGCTTTGGCAAGCCCTTCCGTATTCACAAGTTCCGTACCATGTATGTGGATGCGGAAGCGCGTGGCTTGCAGTTGACCGTCGGCGCGGATCCCAGGGTGACCCGCAGCGGCCAGTTTCTGCGCCACTACAAGCTGGACGAACTGCCGCAGTTGCTGGACGTGCTGCTGGGGCAGATGAGCCTGGTGGGTCCGCGTCCGGAAGTGCCGCGCTATGTGGCCCATTACCCGGCAGACGTGCGCGACAAGGTGTTGTCGGTCCGCCCGGGCCTCACCGACCTCGCCAGCATCGAATACCGCCATGAAAACCGGCTGCTGGGGGAATCCAGTGATCCGGAGCACACCTATCTGCACGAGGTGATGCCAAACAAGTTGCGCATCAACCTGCAGTACGTGGACAATCACGGATTATTCAGTGACATCGGCATCTTGTGGCGTACGCTGCAGGTGCTGTTCCGGTAA
- a CDS encoding DegT/DnrJ/EryC1/StrS family aminotransferase, with translation MSEHATPFLPFALPDIGEEEIAEVVDALRSGWVTTGPKTRQFEADFAQYLGSSEADPLQAISVNSATAGLHLALEAIGIQPGDEVITTPYTFTASAEVIRYLGAHPVFVDIDPATFNIDPEKIEAAITPRTRAIIPVHFAGLACDMTRILQLARQHGLKVVEDAAHTLPSRHRGALIGTLQSDATVFSFYATKTITTGEGGMVVMRDKALAQRCRTMRLHGINRDAFDRYVSKTPAWYYEVVAPGFKYNLTDIASALGIQQLKKADRFQQRRQQMAERYNAALADLPLILPPKATIAGDSHSWHLYVLQVRPEAGINRDQLIQAMADRGIGCSVHFIPLHLQPYWRDTYALKPEDFPHALQVYQGAFSLPLYTRMSDADVERVIAALRDILRSAA, from the coding sequence ATGTCTGAACACGCTACTCCATTCTTACCGTTTGCCCTGCCGGATATTGGCGAGGAAGAAATTGCCGAAGTGGTCGATGCCCTGCGTTCAGGCTGGGTGACCACCGGCCCCAAGACCCGCCAGTTCGAGGCTGACTTTGCCCAGTATCTGGGCAGTAGTGAGGCGGACCCATTGCAAGCCATCTCGGTCAACTCGGCCACCGCTGGTTTGCATCTGGCGCTGGAGGCCATCGGCATTCAGCCCGGCGATGAAGTGATCACCACCCCCTACACCTTTACGGCCAGTGCCGAGGTGATTCGCTATCTGGGCGCACACCCGGTGTTCGTGGACATTGACCCGGCCACCTTCAATATCGACCCGGAGAAGATTGAGGCCGCCATCACCCCGCGCACCCGCGCCATCATCCCGGTGCATTTTGCCGGTCTGGCCTGCGACATGACCCGCATCCTGCAGCTGGCACGCCAGCATGGGCTGAAGGTGGTGGAAGACGCGGCGCATACCTTGCCCTCGCGCCATCGCGGTGCCTTGATTGGTACCTTGCAAAGCGATGCCACGGTGTTCAGTTTCTACGCCACCAAGACCATTACCACCGGTGAAGGTGGCATGGTGGTGATGCGGGACAAGGCGCTGGCGCAACGCTGCCGCACCATGCGTCTGCATGGCATCAACCGCGATGCCTTCGACCGCTATGTGTCCAAGACCCCGGCCTGGTACTACGAAGTCGTCGCGCCGGGCTTTAAGTACAACCTGACCGATATTGCCTCGGCACTGGGGATCCAGCAGCTGAAAAAAGCCGACCGCTTCCAGCAGCGGCGTCAGCAGATGGCCGAGCGCTATAACGCAGCATTGGCTGACCTGCCGCTGATCCTGCCGCCCAAGGCGACGATAGCCGGTGACAGCCATTCCTGGCACCTGTATGTGCTGCAAGTTCGGCCCGAGGCGGGTATCAACCGGGATCAGCTGATCCAGGCGATGGCGGATCGTGGCATCGGCTGCAGCGTACATTTCATCCCGCTGCACCTGCAGCCGTACTGGCGTGATACTTATGCGCTGAAGCCGGAAGATTTCCCGCACGCGCTGCAGGTGTATCAGGGCGCGTTCAGCCTGCCGCTGTATACCCGCATGAGCGATGCAGACGTCGAGCGGGTGATTGCCGCGCTGCGGGACATTCTGCGTTCGGCTGCCTGA
- a CDS encoding glycosyltransferase family 4 protein, with translation MNILYINHYAGTPQLGMEYRPYYMAREWVRMGHQVTMVAASFAHTRSRQPDCAGKVTEQWLDGIRYLWLDTPRYQGNGVGRVLNIFRFVGRLFGLRRHLGSFKPDVVIASSTYPLDGYPARWLARKYGARLVFELHDLWPLSPMELGGMSARHPFIMLLQAGENHICRHADTVVSMLPRASDHLQQHGMPADRFHYVPNGIVVADWQEDLGDSLPEHMASLLPELRRQGRFVIGYAGAMGVANAMEVLLHAAAQVKDLPVSFVLIGHGPEKPALQRLAHALELAHVHFLDAIPKTQVPSALAWMDGLYIGWQRQPIYRFGINPNKLMDYMMAGKPVLHAVEAGNDAVQDAACGLSVPPEDPAALADGIRRMLALPESERDAMGARGREFVMQNHDYPVLARRFLRAMGHTDDEQREP, from the coding sequence ATGAATATCCTGTATATCAACCACTACGCGGGCACGCCGCAACTGGGCATGGAATACCGGCCCTATTACATGGCGCGGGAATGGGTGCGCATGGGGCATCAGGTCACCATGGTGGCGGCTTCGTTTGCCCACACCCGCAGCCGTCAGCCGGATTGCGCCGGCAAGGTCACCGAGCAGTGGCTGGACGGTATCCGTTACCTGTGGCTGGACACGCCTCGCTATCAGGGCAATGGTGTTGGGCGGGTGCTGAACATTTTTCGTTTTGTGGGCCGCCTGTTTGGCTTGCGCCGTCACCTTGGATCGTTCAAGCCGGATGTGGTGATTGCGTCTTCCACTTACCCGCTGGATGGCTACCCGGCACGCTGGCTGGCACGGAAATACGGCGCCCGACTGGTGTTTGAGCTGCACGACCTGTGGCCGCTGTCGCCGATGGAGCTGGGCGGCATGTCGGCACGCCACCCCTTCATCATGCTGTTGCAGGCCGGGGAAAATCATATCTGCCGGCATGCCGACACGGTGGTGAGCATGCTGCCGAGAGCGTCGGACCATCTGCAGCAGCACGGCATGCCTGCCGATCGCTTCCACTATGTGCCCAATGGCATTGTGGTGGCAGACTGGCAGGAAGACTTGGGCGACTCTTTGCCAGAGCACATGGCCAGCCTGCTGCCGGAGCTGCGACGGCAAGGCCGTTTCGTCATCGGCTACGCCGGTGCCATGGGGGTGGCCAATGCGATGGAGGTGTTGCTGCATGCCGCTGCGCAGGTGAAAGACCTGCCAGTGAGCTTTGTGTTGATCGGGCATGGCCCGGAAAAACCGGCACTGCAGCGGCTGGCGCACGCGCTGGAGCTGGCCCATGTACATTTTCTGGACGCCATTCCCAAAACACAGGTGCCGAGTGCGCTGGCGTGGATGGACGGCTTGTATATTGGCTGGCAGCGTCAGCCGATCTATCGCTTCGGCATCAACCCGAACAAGCTGATGGACTACATGATGGCAGGCAAGCCGGTGCTGCACGCAGTAGAAGCGGGCAACGATGCGGTGCAGGATGCCGCCTGCGGCTTGTCCGTGCCGCCTGAAGACCCCGCTGCGCTGGCGGACGGTATCCGCCGCATGCTGGCATTGCCGGAATCCGAGCGGGACGCCATGGGCGCGCGCGGGCGTGAATTTGTCATGCAAAACCATGATTATCCTGTCCTGGCGCGCCGCTTTCTGCGCGCCATGGGCCATACTGATGATGAACAGCGGGAACCCTGA